A section of the Bacillus pumilus genome encodes:
- the sufB gene encoding Fe-S cluster assembly protein SufB, translating to MAKKMPDVGEYKYGFSDKDVSIFRSERGLTKEIVEEISRMKEEPQWMLDFRLKSLEHFYNMPMPQWGGDLNALNFDEITYYVKPSERSERSWDEVPEEIKQTFDKLGIPEAEQKYLAGVSAQYESEVVYHNMKQDLEDLGIVFKDTDSALKENEDIFREHWAKVIPPTDNKFAALNSAVWSGGSFIYVPKGVKVDTPLQAYFRINSENMGQFERTLIIVDEGAHVHYVEGCTAPVYTTNSLHSAVVEIIVKKGGYCRYTTIQNWANNVFNLVTKRTVCEENATMEWIDGNIGSKLTMKYPAVILKGEGARGMTLSIALAGKGQHQDAGAKMIHLAPNTSSTIVSKSISKQGGKVTYRGIVHFGRKAEGARSNIECDTLIMDNKSTSDTIPYNEILNDNISLEHEAKVSKVSEEQLFYLMSRGISEEEATEMIVMGFIEPFTKELPMEYAVEMNRLIKFEMEGSIG from the coding sequence ATGGCTAAAAAAATGCCAGATGTTGGTGAATATAAATACGGCTTTTCTGATAAAGACGTTTCCATTTTCCGTTCAGAGCGCGGACTAACAAAAGAGATCGTTGAAGAAATTTCTCGTATGAAAGAAGAGCCTCAGTGGATGCTCGATTTCCGTTTGAAATCTCTTGAGCACTTTTACAACATGCCGATGCCACAATGGGGCGGAGATTTAAATGCATTAAACTTTGATGAAATTACGTACTACGTAAAGCCATCAGAGCGCTCTGAGCGTTCTTGGGATGAAGTACCAGAAGAAATCAAACAAACCTTTGATAAGCTTGGGATCCCAGAAGCAGAGCAAAAGTACTTAGCAGGTGTATCTGCTCAGTATGAATCTGAAGTTGTGTATCATAACATGAAGCAAGACCTTGAAGATCTAGGCATTGTGTTTAAAGATACAGACAGCGCATTAAAAGAAAACGAAGACATCTTCCGTGAGCACTGGGCAAAAGTCATTCCTCCGACTGACAACAAATTTGCTGCGCTTAACTCGGCTGTATGGTCTGGTGGTTCATTTATCTACGTACCAAAAGGGGTAAAAGTAGATACTCCACTTCAAGCATACTTCCGTATCAACTCTGAGAACATGGGTCAGTTCGAGCGTACACTGATCATTGTTGATGAAGGCGCACATGTGCATTACGTAGAAGGCTGTACAGCTCCAGTTTACACAACAAACTCACTTCACAGTGCGGTTGTTGAAATCATCGTGAAAAAAGGCGGCTACTGCCGTTATACAACGATTCAAAACTGGGCAAACAACGTCTTCAACCTTGTGACGAAACGTACAGTATGTGAAGAAAATGCAACGATGGAATGGATTGATGGAAACATCGGTTCTAAGCTGACAATGAAATACCCAGCCGTCATCCTAAAAGGTGAAGGCGCACGTGGTATGACATTAAGTATTGCCCTAGCAGGTAAAGGTCAGCACCAAGATGCAGGTGCAAAAATGATTCACCTTGCACCAAACACATCTTCAACGATCGTATCGAAATCGATTTCCAAACAAGGTGGTAAAGTCACATACCGCGGAATCGTTCACTTCGGACGTAAAGCAGAGGGTGCACGCTCAAACATCGAGTGTGACACACTCATCATGGATAACAAATCAACATCTGATACGATCCCTTACAATGAAATCTTAAACGACAACATTTCATTAGAGCACGAAGCGAAGGTATCAAAAGTATCAGAAGAGCAGCTATTCTACTTGATGAGCCGCGGAATTTCTGAAGAAGAAGCAACAGAAATGATCGTCATGGGCTTCATCGAGCCATTCACAAAAGAACTACCAATGGAATACGCCGTTGAAATGAACCGTTTGATTAAGTTTGAGATGGAAGGTTCTATTGGTTAA
- the sufU gene encoding Fe-S cluster assembly sulfur transfer protein SufU, giving the protein MSFNVNLDTLYRQVIMDHYKNPRNKGVLNDSIVVDMNNPTCGDRIRLTMKIEDEKVTDAKFEGEGCSISMASASMMTQAIKGKDIETALKMSQIFSDMMLGKEYDDSIDLGDIEALQGVAKFPARIKCATLSWKALEKGASAEDNGKS; this is encoded by the coding sequence ATGTCTTTTAATGTAAACTTAGACACACTGTACAGACAAGTGATTATGGATCATTATAAAAATCCGAGAAACAAAGGTGTGTTAAACGACAGCATTGTCGTCGATATGAACAACCCTACGTGTGGTGACCGCATTCGTCTCACGATGAAAATCGAAGACGAAAAAGTCACCGATGCGAAATTTGAAGGAGAAGGATGCTCGATTTCGATGGCATCTGCCTCTATGATGACGCAGGCGATTAAAGGGAAAGATATTGAAACAGCTTTGAAAATGTCTCAGATTTTCTCCGATATGATGCTAGGAAAAGAATACGACGATTCCATTGATCTTGGTGATATTGAGGCGCTGCAAGGAGTGGCAAAATTCCCTGCCCGCATTAAATGTGCAACATTATCATGGAAGGCGCTTGAAAAAGGCGCATCTGCCGAAGATAACGGCAAATCATAA